In Campylobacter vulpis, a genomic segment contains:
- a CDS encoding group I intron-associated PD-(D/E)XK endonuclease, with protein sequence MTLEKFVKENIKAFNEKPRGFKNSPFNEMQIKDYLKKRFREKCENEAFKEKILKDFANLSYQKSKIIILANQECLYKNDLLHFLERQIFLDIFKGLDLGQLKDKSLAYIKENTGELQFKFIQNKLSKILEKALFLASMDGFKANLLQINSGIMLSNAGDSAEFLFIARAILAGFNASSVDVRSSRYDAIVDYNGTLLRIQIKGITGGLISFKDRDRGGQGIDYKHKSNQGKRITSKDCDIYAAVDKQVGICYLIPMSFADSFDDEKCAKVKLEQIKKYKENWDIIKQIATKKA encoded by the coding sequence ATGACCTTAGAAAAGTTTGTTAAAGAAAACATAAAAGCCTTTAACGAAAAGCCCAGAGGCTTTAAAAATTCCCCTTTTAATGAAATGCAAATTAAAGATTATCTAAAAAAGCGTTTTAGAGAAAAATGCGAAAATGAAGCTTTTAAAGAAAAAATTTTAAAGGATTTTGCAAATTTATCTTACCAAAAAAGCAAAATTATAATCCTTGCAAATCAAGAATGCTTATATAAAAACGACCTTTTACACTTTTTAGAAAGGCAAATTTTTTTAGATATTTTTAAAGGCTTAGATTTAGGGCAGTTAAAAGATAAAAGCCTAGCTTACATCAAAGAAAACACAGGCGAGTTACAATTTAAATTCATACAAAACAAACTAAGCAAAATTTTAGAAAAAGCCTTATTTCTTGCTTCTATGGACGGCTTTAAGGCAAATTTGCTTCAAATTAATTCAGGCATTATGCTTTCTAATGCAGGAGATAGTGCGGAGTTTTTATTTATAGCGAGGGCTATTTTAGCAGGATTTAACGCCTCAAGCGTTGATGTAAGAAGTAGTCGTTACGATGCAATAGTCGATTATAACGGCACTCTTTTACGCATACAAATTAAGGGCATCACAGGAGGGCTTATAAGCTTTAAAGATAGGGATAGAGGCGGACAGGGCATAGACTATAAGCACAAAAGCAATCAAGGCAAAAGAATTACTAGCAAGGATTGTGATATTTATGCCGCAGTGGATAAGCAAGTAGGCATTTGCTATCTTATCCCTATGAGTTTTGCGGATAGTTTTGATGATGAAAAATGTGCGAAAGTAAAATTAGAACAAATCAAAAAATATAAAGAAAACTGGGACATTATCAAGCAAATCGCAACTAAAAAAGCTTAA
- the dcm gene encoding DNA cytosine methyltransferase — MKIGSLFAGIGGIELGFLKAGFKTAWAVELDEKACITYKANHKHKIINNDLAKVDLKKLSKIDILTAGFPCQAFSVAGYQKGFNDERGNVFFEILRYLDHFKPSIIFLENVKNLFKHDKGRTFETIKEKLQKRGYFLKYQILNTSEYGNIPQNRERIYIVGFLDFHTYESFHFPAKIKLTQKIKDLLEKGVDKSFYYTSHRYYAELKKEMKSKETLYQWRRHYVRENKNNLCPTLTANMGTGGHNVPLVLDDDIRKLTPKECARFQGFDDSFILPSQLSNATLYKQIGNSVSVSVIANIAKELKKALKNDLRKVC; from the coding sequence ATGAAGATAGGCAGTTTATTTGCAGGGATAGGCGGCATTGAGCTTGGCTTTTTAAAAGCAGGATTTAAAACTGCGTGGGCGGTAGAGTTAGATGAGAAAGCTTGTATCACTTATAAAGCAAATCACAAACACAAAATTATTAATAACGACCTAGCAAAAGTGGATTTAAAAAAGCTAAGCAAAATTGACATTTTAACAGCTGGTTTTCCTTGTCAAGCCTTTAGCGTGGCTGGGTATCAAAAGGGCTTTAACGATGAAAGGGGCAATGTCTTTTTTGAAATTTTAAGGTATTTAGATCATTTTAAGCCTAGCATTATCTTTTTAGAAAATGTCAAAAATCTTTTCAAGCACGATAAGGGCAGAACCTTTGAAACGATTAAAGAAAAATTACAAAAGCGGGGCTATTTTTTAAAATATCAAATTTTAAATACAAGCGAATATGGCAATATCCCTCAAAATAGAGAGAGAATTTACATTGTAGGCTTTTTAGATTTTCACACTTATGAAAGCTTTCATTTCCCTGCTAAAATTAAACTCACGCAAAAGATTAAGGATTTATTAGAAAAAGGCGTGGATAAAAGCTTTTACTACACTTCGCACAGATATTATGCCGAGCTTAAAAAAGAGATGAAAAGTAAAGAAACTTTGTATCAATGGCGAAGGCATTATGTAAGAGAAAATAAGAATAATTTATGTCCTACTTTAACGGCAAATATGGGAACAGGCGGACACAATGTGCCTTTAGTGCTAGATGATGATATAAGAAAACTCACGCCCAAAGAGTGTGCGAGGTTTCAAGGCTTTGATGATAGCTTTATTTTACCCTCACAACTTTCAAACGCCACGCTTTATAAGCAAATAGGCAACAGCGTTTCTGTGAGCGTGATAGCAAATATCGCAAAAGAGCTAAAAAAGGCTTTAAAAAATGACCTTAGAAAAGTTTGTTAA
- a CDS encoding PBECR2 nuclease fold domain-containing protein: MTFDFDKALEAGYNEQEIYNFLKDNNEKQNLGYDFANLEKKHKDFNAVWQSIKNGDKGQLSEAEKEELERQKRADLLAKREAENKAFEAEKTAFSKELEKGRFFKNMAEGLIDDFVPVELDKYAFKGLNKLGLDLKTKEQRDKFDKAFLAEAKEKLKSGDENLNFAQKTALFNRHKSSTKRNIEREKAMLKLENKEDKFSKEEMELIKEDLGFFNTLFNDRAENIKEFKEKRKSEAVINEEIIKAMNTLKQFDEGNLFRNALFADEKEALAFKQNMLKDAYKIAELQGFDDVGLDKEGELYFIKNEKGKEQKYLVNTGFFDNFWQSFFEDSKHEIGGAIIGGLAGTKRGKTPFTRGLNSVIGAAVGSAGGGFIDAKIADMKLNKEANFKANLEYALQAGLLSAAGDTALITAYHLAKPAFKGAIKGVKGTYNYAKNHSVLGLFSSVPTQNISAANKIIDEVFTPEMKEELKQAQKEFGGGVRGEDLASPVFEKLKENFAKKYGQEDAKTQKIAKLAEIFNANSLKTKQQEMLDLIRSDKDGSTLAYLLEVAKDDVKIQNNLKNMLNLASANVEKNLKNLNINPREIKQILDEFEAGNKTAFKEVESQIAKLYNDDIKVVLDRNEYENIKKDFLENGVNLDEMTPFLRDLENNVFSKEGVTFSKLNNFRKNLNYYIFNKDKTPNFINTLKKIAQTSLKAEIDRGIDNIFKELPNAYKHIKELYSTSLKDYAAMKELGESIKNLKLQDTQKSADEVVNSLIKYAKGQGENGVNNLQKIKDYLGEENNAFLEMQILNRLFKESVVENDRAKLRVFDSEGFLKRVKELVGDTPAPLGANLEARALSGASQGPSKQENLAKYTLNKDEARLFLENLNGAKIPEKLNIEDFIKELESVENKENFITHLSKKEDAKSRLAYLNLVKPTLEEADLILQSGKRQDYIKKFRDEKGFYTLLITEENGKRLITFLPKTREDFIKNKIDNASLIQSFTSRASKQGNGLANESIAQNADFGENFEGFKGKEAIEKLLKEQRGQVANAFYKEGLGEIDLVWGDSKKGLNHILERRKEDFIKQGLDANEAYEKALEFVEKIPQIIEQGEVKIGKNRAFIDTKENRALIALDYKGKDKKWVITAYKINDPSQADTHLTRLNTSTSSVSRASVVDESITQPLFKSKEAREFLEQLSPSAMPKQISIDEFLSTLENFKNKENFLRHIEKDPKRKDYLNLIEPTLKEPDISFKKLENGVDKEKFIKKFSDGKDFFYLLATKDNKETILTAFKTDKINTILKEFNADIIPTFIRQGSKGKAAGTTTESITQPLFKSKEAREFLELVEGFDKLYKNDALIAKSLTHATSEKLGTSIATSAEGAIKQKVVKGAFDPIFRLLPDGILFGLFSKQIQGGALRYHLKKALSRSLNYDDFKLKLERELKRTYFNSNTSRLINEFLQNLDEFNAEKEAKLAKIREEEELKRLEEQARLNKIKAEQEQLYQAQEENNLKDILEATQSPLTKMSEEHTLTKETQKEWLETFGLKSLDEDFIPNLPHELKEALGKEIKLTKGSLYKIVEKGREKYIPQVKQTLQSPDFALRDRDNMLILAKQIEDKQYFTSINLETKDYFISISNAPKKENILKNKVENGAKILYQSPNAKSIFYTDTLLQTDKSSANKIDEESIAQKADFGVNFSGFKGKEAINKLLEEKRGQVKGAFYKEGLGEIDLVWGNDSFGLKHILERRTQDFINQGLEKDKAEYKVRQLLNEIPQILENGKILSQNNDKIELITDKYTLVLGLRDDKKFIVTELIDKRNKKRLEAMQTGVGDSFTNEPLAKTPLSQNQQEIIPQESKSIKEEEIKEFLKNYGEQINSNYPQETARLMLEQNKNNGIVLSGFEIKGKDYDPQLELLEFKSKKAQREFETLMKGYDTKGDFLKFEKMGVFKPNDDAFLQYLNKHKGDQNAKLSLAYNLSKDLIRMQGGGRLDVFITNFLRQMHILENQNSTIYQTNPHLGAGLVGGTLNGVEQDENGNLSFDAEKFALGFLGGSLGSKAVGVGFKHLEKNPELKEKIINELSDTLALGFEKAREKYLLLSLLEPRYIVQNERGRKIQAKAMLKELESEQKGLFNVAYNGKNATLIKKDLEAVEEAIALMQGTRYKGAKHERIKHLTDPSKEGYITDLEFVNLGKSIREFLESYEPFIDKNGARIYEWENKDRVRFRVVVNDVADMDSNPTTATEEIITFYSDRNLKDKMKFKNPLLNETIAQSTMHGEALSRELEKSFLDESGKIDEKALNHQALDLPKSLSEEEFLNQISFKDKKGFSKVKTPIGDISVNLAHAWKHLHKGNTYKKDRSLYSGAFLDTLTDPLFVVKQEYTLNPKLSARARETQNSKLVQNKGKESITKDSYVFFKPYKIKNKFNYLIGYALDINGEIINTTFIPMNKKDFGRIKKIMRAKLLYQKSNEA, encoded by the coding sequence ATGACTTTTGATTTTGACAAGGCTTTAGAAGCTGGGTATAACGAGCAAGAAATTTATAATTTTTTAAAAGACAATAATGAAAAGCAAAATTTGGGTTATGATTTTGCAAATTTGGAAAAAAAGCATAAGGATTTTAACGCGGTTTGGCAAAGTATCAAAAACGGCGATAAAGGGCAGTTGAGTGAGGCGGAAAAAGAGGAGCTTGAAAGGCAAAAAAGAGCGGATTTACTAGCAAAAAGAGAAGCGGAAAATAAAGCTTTTGAAGCGGAAAAAACTGCCTTTTCTAAAGAGCTTGAAAAGGGGCGTTTTTTCAAAAATATGGCTGAAGGTTTGATAGATGATTTTGTCCCGGTTGAGCTTGATAAATATGCCTTTAAGGGGCTGAATAAATTAGGCCTTGATTTAAAAACAAAAGAGCAAAGGGATAAATTTGACAAGGCTTTTTTAGCGGAGGCAAAAGAAAAGCTAAAAAGTGGCGATGAAAATCTAAATTTCGCACAAAAAACGGCCCTTTTTAATAGGCATAAAAGTAGCACGAAAAGAAACATTGAGCGTGAAAAGGCTATGCTAAAGCTCGAAAATAAAGAGGACAAATTTAGCAAGGAGGAAATGGAGTTAATCAAGGAGGATTTGGGCTTTTTCAACACGCTTTTTAACGATAGAGCGGAAAATATCAAGGAATTTAAGGAAAAGCGAAAAAGCGAAGCCGTGATAAATGAAGAAATAATCAAGGCTATGAATACCTTAAAGCAGTTTGATGAGGGGAATTTGTTTAGAAATGCTCTTTTTGCCGATGAAAAAGAGGCTTTGGCTTTTAAGCAAAATATGCTTAAAGACGCTTATAAAATAGCGGAATTGCAAGGCTTTGATGATGTAGGGCTGGATAAGGAGGGCGAGCTTTATTTCATTAAAAATGAAAAGGGAAAAGAGCAAAAATATCTAGTGAATACGGGCTTTTTTGATAATTTTTGGCAAAGCTTTTTTGAGGATAGTAAGCACGAAATAGGAGGTGCTATCATAGGGGGACTTGCTGGGACTAAAAGAGGCAAAACGCCCTTTACAAGGGGACTTAATAGCGTTATCGGTGCGGCTGTGGGAAGTGCTGGGGGAGGCTTTATCGATGCAAAAATAGCCGACATGAAGCTAAATAAAGAGGCAAATTTCAAGGCGAATTTAGAATACGCCTTACAAGCAGGCTTATTAAGTGCTGCTGGTGATACGGCTTTAATAACGGCATATCACTTGGCAAAACCTGCTTTTAAGGGTGCTATTAAAGGCGTGAAAGGCACTTATAATTACGCGAAAAATCATAGCGTTTTAGGGCTTTTTAGTAGTGTTCCTACGCAAAATATAAGTGCGGCAAATAAAATCATCGATGAAGTTTTTACGCCTGAAATGAAAGAGGAGTTAAAACAAGCACAAAAGGAGTTTGGCGGCGGCGTGAGGGGGGAGGACTTAGCAAGCCCTGTCTTTGAAAAATTAAAAGAAAATTTTGCGAAAAAATACGGACAAGAGGACGCTAAAACGCAAAAAATAGCAAAACTTGCTGAAATTTTTAACGCAAATTCCTTAAAAACGAAGCAGCAAGAAATGCTAGACTTGATAAGAAGTGATAAAGACGGCTCTACTTTAGCCTACTTGCTTGAAGTGGCAAAAGATGATGTGAAAATCCAAAATAATCTTAAAAATATGCTTAATTTAGCGTCCGCAAATGTGGAAAAAAATCTTAAAAATCTTAACATCAATCCGCGCGAAATCAAGCAAATTTTAGATGAATTTGAAGCGGGGAATAAGACTGCGTTTAAAGAGGTAGAAAGTCAAATCGCAAAGCTTTATAATGATGATATAAAGGTCGTTTTAGATAGAAATGAATATGAAAATATCAAAAAGGACTTTTTAGAAAATGGCGTAAATTTAGACGAAATGACGCCTTTTTTGAGGGACTTAGAAAACAATGTTTTTTCTAAAGAGGGCGTTACTTTTTCAAAGCTGAATAATTTTAGGAAAAATCTTAATTATTACATTTTCAACAAGGACAAAACGCCAAATTTCATTAACACGCTTAAAAAGATAGCCCAAACGAGCTTAAAAGCGGAGATTGATAGGGGGATTGATAATATCTTTAAGGAACTACCAAACGCTTATAAGCACATCAAAGAGCTTTATTCTACTAGCCTTAAAGACTATGCCGCGATGAAAGAGCTTGGTGAGAGCATTAAAAATCTAAAACTCCAAGACACGCAAAAAAGTGCCGATGAAGTGGTAAATTCTTTAATCAAATATGCCAAAGGACAAGGCGAAAATGGCGTAAATAATTTGCAAAAAATCAAGGATTATTTAGGCGAGGAGAATAATGCCTTTTTAGAAATGCAAATACTAAATCGCCTTTTTAAAGAAAGCGTTGTGGAAAATGACAGAGCTAAGCTGCGTGTTTTTGATAGTGAGGGCTTTTTAAAGAGGGTTAAGGAACTAGTGGGAGATACCCCCGCTCCGTTAGGGGCAAATTTAGAGGCTCGTGCCTTGAGCGGAGCATCTCAAGGACCTTCTAAACAAGAGAATTTAGCTAAATATACTTTAAATAAAGATGAAGCTAGGTTGTTTTTAGAAAATTTAAATGGTGCTAAAATCCCAGAAAAGCTAAATATAGAAGACTTTATAAAAGAGCTTGAAAGCGTGGAAAATAAGGAGAATTTCATCACGCATTTAAGTAAAAAAGAGGACGCAAAAAGCCGTTTGGCTTATCTAAATTTAGTCAAGCCGACTTTAGAGGAGGCGGATTTGATTTTACAAAGTGGAAAAAGGCAAGATTATATTAAAAAATTTAGAGATGAAAAAGGCTTTTATACGCTTTTAATCACTGAGGAAAATGGAAAAAGGCTTATTACTTTTTTGCCAAAAACAAGAGAGGATTTTATAAAAAATAAAATTGATAACGCTAGCCTTATCCAAAGTTTCACTAGCAGAGCAAGTAAGCAAGGCAATGGACTTGCAAATGAAAGTATAGCACAAAATGCTGATTTTGGCGAAAATTTTGAGGGCTTTAAAGGAAAAGAAGCGATTGAAAAGCTTTTAAAAGAGCAAAGAGGACAAGTCGCAAATGCCTTTTATAAAGAGGGCTTAGGGGAGATTGACTTAGTTTGGGGGGATAGCAAAAAGGGCTTAAATCACATTTTAGAGCGTAGGAAAGAGGACTTTATAAAGCAAGGTTTAGATGCAAATGAGGCTTATGAAAAGGCTTTAGAATTTGTTGAAAAAATTCCGCAAATCATAGAACAAGGCGAAGTTAAAATAGGTAAAAATAGAGCCTTTATAGATACAAAAGAAAATCGTGCTTTAATAGCCTTAGATTATAAGGGTAAGGATAAAAAGTGGGTTATAACTGCTTATAAAATAAACGACCCTAGCCAAGCCGATACGCACTTAACTAGGCTTAATACTAGCACTTCAAGCGTGAGTCGTGCTAGTGTCGTTGATGAAAGTATAACACAACCGCTTTTTAAAAGCAAGGAAGCAAGGGAGTTTTTAGAGCAGTTAAGCCCAAGTGCTATGCCAAAACAAATAAGCATAGATGAGTTTTTAAGCACGCTTGAAAATTTTAAAAATAAAGAGAATTTTTTAAGACATATCGAAAAAGACCCAAAAAGAAAGGATTATTTAAATCTTATAGAACCGACTTTAAAAGAGCCAGATATCTCTTTTAAAAAGCTTGAAAATGGAGTGGATAAAGAAAAATTTATCAAAAAATTTAGCGATGGAAAGGACTTTTTCTACCTTTTAGCAACTAAGGATAATAAAGAAACCATTTTAACCGCTTTTAAAACGGATAAAATCAATACCATTTTAAAAGAATTTAACGCCGACATTATCCCTACTTTCATTCGGCAGGGTAGTAAAGGCAAAGCCGCAGGGACTACCACTGAAAGTATAACACAACCGCTTTTTAAAAGCAAGGAAGCAAGGGAGTTTTTAGAGCTAGTGGAGGGCTTTGATAAGCTGTATAAAAATGACGCTTTAATAGCCAAAAGCCTCACTCACGCAACAAGCGAAAAGCTAGGCACGAGCATAGCTACAAGTGCGGAGGGTGCGATAAAGCAAAAGGTGGTTAAGGGTGCTTTTGATCCTATCTTTAGACTTTTGCCTGATGGCATACTTTTTGGGCTTTTTTCAAAGCAAATTCAAGGAGGGGCGTTAAGGTATCATCTAAAAAAGGCTTTAAGCAGAAGTTTAAATTATGATGATTTTAAGCTAAAGTTAGAGCGTGAGCTAAAACGCACGTATTTTAATTCTAACACAAGCCGTTTGATAAATGAGTTTCTGCAAAACTTAGATGAATTTAACGCCGAAAAAGAGGCAAAACTCGCAAAAATAAGGGAGGAAGAGGAGTTAAAAAGGCTAGAGGAGCAAGCAAGGCTAAACAAAATAAAAGCCGAGCAAGAGCAGCTTTACCAAGCACAAGAAGAAAATAATTTAAAGGACATTTTAGAAGCAACGCAAAGTCCGCTTACTAAGATGAGTGAGGAACACACACTCACAAAAGAAACGCAAAAAGAGTGGTTAGAGACTTTTGGCCTTAAAAGTTTAGATGAGGACTTTATCCCAAATTTACCGCATGAGCTAAAAGAGGCTTTAGGCAAGGAAATAAAGCTAACAAAGGGAAGTTTATATAAAATCGTAGAAAAAGGGCGTGAAAAATATATCCCACAAGTGAAGCAGACTTTACAAAGCCCAGACTTTGCTTTAAGAGATAGAGATAATATGCTCATTTTAGCGAAACAAATCGAGGATAAGCAGTATTTTACAAGCATAAATTTAGAAACGAAAGACTATTTTATAAGCATTTCAAATGCACCGAAAAAAGAAAATATTTTAAAAAATAAGGTAGAAAACGGGGCGAAAATACTCTATCAATCTCCAAATGCCAAGTCAATTTTTTACACTGATACACTTTTACAGACTGACAAATCTTCAGCCAACAAGATTGACGAGGAAAGTATAGCACAAAAAGCCGATTTTGGCGTAAATTTCTCTGGCTTTAAAGGCAAAGAGGCTATAAACAAGCTTTTAGAGGAAAAAAGGGGACAAGTCAAGGGGGCGTTTTATAAAGAGGGCTTAGGGGAGATTGATTTGGTATGGGGGAATGATAGTTTTGGGCTTAAGCATATTTTAGAGCGTAGAACGCAAGATTTTATTAATCAAGGTTTAGAAAAAGATAAAGCGGAATATAAAGTCAGGCAGCTTTTAAACGAAATACCACAAATTTTAGAAAATGGAAAGATATTATCGCAAAATAACGATAAAATCGAGCTTATTACAGACAAATACACACTAGTCTTAGGCTTAAGAGATGATAAAAAATTTATTGTAACGGAATTAATAGACAAAAGAAATAAGAAAAGGCTGGAAGCTATGCAGACAGGAGTCGGTGATAGCTTTACAAATGAACCGCTAGCAAAAACGCCTCTTTCACAAAACCAGCAAGAGATTATACCACAAGAAAGTAAAAGTATTAAAGAGGAGGAAATCAAAGAGTTTTTAAAAAATTATGGAGAACAGATTAATAGCAATTATCCGCAAGAAACAGCAAGGCTAATGCTAGAGCAAAATAAAAATAATGGCATTGTTTTAAGCGGATTTGAAATTAAAGGGAAAGATTATGACCCACAATTAGAGCTTTTAGAGTTTAAGAGTAAAAAAGCCCAGCGTGAGTTTGAAACCTTGATGAAAGGCTACGATACAAAGGGCGATTTTTTGAAATTTGAAAAAATGGGAGTTTTTAAGCCAAACGATGATGCTTTTTTACAATACTTAAACAAGCATAAGGGCGATCAAAATGCAAAACTATCCTTAGCTTATAATCTTTCAAAAGACTTAATTCGTATGCAAGGCGGAGGGCGTTTAGACGTTTTTATAACTAATTTTTTAAGGCAAATGCACATTTTAGAAAATCAAAATTCTACGATTTACCAAACAAATCCGCATTTAGGAGCGGGTTTAGTGGGAGGCACACTCAATGGCGTAGAGCAAGATGAAAATGGAAATTTGAGCTTTGATGCTGAAAAATTTGCACTGGGCTTTTTAGGGGGGAGTTTAGGAAGTAAGGCGGTAGGGGTGGGCTTTAAGCATTTAGAAAAAAACCCTGAATTAAAAGAAAAAATTATCAATGAATTAAGCGATACGCTTGCACTTGGATTTGAAAAAGCTAGGGAAAAATATCTTCTTTTAAGCTTACTAGAGCCGCGTTACATCGTGCAAAATGAAAGAGGTAGGAAAATTCAAGCAAAGGCTATGTTAAAAGAACTTGAAAGCGAGCAAAAAGGGCTTTTCAATGTGGCTTATAATGGAAAAAATGCCACGCTAATCAAAAAGGATTTAGAAGCGGTTGAGGAGGCAATAGCCTTAATGCAAGGAACACGCTATAAAGGTGCAAAACACGAAAGAATAAAGCATTTAACCGACCCTAGCAAAGAGGGTTATATCACGGATTTAGAATTCGTCAATTTAGGCAAGAGCATAAGGGAGTTTTTAGAAAGCTATGAGCCTTTCATAGATAAAAACGGAGCAAGAATTTATGAGTGGGAAAACAAAGATAGGGTTAGATTTAGAGTTGTGGTTAATGATGTAGCGGATATGGACTCTAACCCCACCACCGCTACGGAGGAAATTATAACATTTTATAGTGATAGAAATCTTAAAGACAAAATGAAATTTAAAAATCCTCTCTTAAATGAAACCATAGCACAAAGCACAATGCACGGCGAGGCGTTAAGCAGGGAGCTAGAAAAGAGCTTTTTAGATGAGAGTGGGAAAATTGACGAAAAGGCTTTAAATCATCAGGCTTTAGACTTACCAAAAAGCTTAAGCGAAGAGGAGTTTTTAAATCAAATTTCTTTTAAAGATAAAAAAGGCTTTAGCAAGGTTAAAACACCTATTGGGGATATAAGTGTGAATTTAGCACACGCTTGGAAGCATTTACATAAAGGGAATACCTATAAAAAAGATAGAAGTTTATATAGCGGAGCGTTCCTTGATACCCTTACCGACCCGCTTTTTGTCGTTAAGCAAGAATATACCCTTAATCCTAAGTTGTCTGCGAGAGCTAGGGAAACGCAAAATAGCAAACTAGTGCAGAATAAAGGCAAGGAAAGTATAACAAAAGATTCTTATGTGTTTTTTAAGCCTTATAAAATCAAAAATAAATTTAATTATTTAATAGGCTATGCTTTAGATATAAATGGCGAAATTATCAACACGACTTTTATACCGATGAATAAAAAGGATTTTGGAAGGATTAAGAAAATAATGAGAGCGAAGCTTTTATATCAAAAATCAAATGAGGCTTAA
- the dnaG gene encoding DNA primase, whose product MIANLEEIKARADILSVVEAYMPLQKSGSLYRGCCPFHSERTPSFMVNTNKNLYFCFGCNEGGDSIKFIQKINHCDFSEAVEEVAKICSISVNYENNKHAFSRTALYESMEAINEHLRANLEQNEAVKNELKERGLSEEDIKKFEFGYYEIEKLILHLRAKNMLENAINLGVINEDKKRGFYSHFDKRITLPIRSETHKIIAFSGRIRQGVSNPAKYINSKESYLYKKSFTLFNLSNAKTSIVKRKEVILCEGYFDVLALRKFGFENVVASCGTAFSLSQLSILHKMSSELKYILSFDKDNAGENANLRTLEIFFKNGFFNVSVRVISKKVKDFGDFLRLGFESVENCYKDYEGFEYYIKLNLKRANEDKEKIHAFFKQVKQLISNQANFFLKDTLISKAAEYFGCEKKAFLQNERLEYEGNFTLLGVLVKNILVNEKALILAQNYFKSEDFKEFSTSLKAYFENGVLSRELMKLSCDERLKILNDEELKECFKAYKKELLNKELSKAKAKANVGLIIELTERLRELA is encoded by the coding sequence TTGATAGCGAATTTAGAGGAGATTAAAGCAAGGGCGGATATTTTAAGCGTTGTGGAGGCTTATATGCCCTTACAAAAAAGTGGGAGTTTATATCGTGGTTGTTGTCCTTTTCATAGTGAGAGAACGCCTTCTTTTATGGTCAATACTAATAAGAATTTGTATTTTTGCTTTGGCTGTAATGAGGGTGGTGATAGCATTAAATTTATACAAAAGATAAATCACTGCGACTTTAGCGAGGCTGTGGAGGAAGTGGCGAAAATTTGTAGTATTAGCGTAAATTATGAGAACAATAAGCACGCTTTTAGCCGCACCGCTTTATATGAGAGTATGGAGGCGATAAATGAGCATTTAAGGGCAAATTTAGAGCAAAATGAGGCTGTGAAAAATGAGCTTAAGGAAAGGGGTTTAAGCGAGGAGGATATAAAGAAATTTGAATTTGGCTATTATGAAATAGAAAAGTTAATTTTACATTTAAGAGCGAAAAATATGCTTGAAAATGCGATCAATTTAGGCGTGATAAACGAGGATAAAAAGCGAGGATTTTATTCTCATTTTGATAAAAGAATTACTTTGCCTATTCGCAGTGAAACGCACAAAATCATAGCCTTTAGCGGACGCATTAGACAAGGCGTGAGTAATCCAGCAAAATATATCAATAGCAAGGAAAGCTATTTGTATAAAAAATCCTTCACGCTTTTTAATCTCTCCAATGCTAAAACTTCTATCGTAAAGCGTAAGGAAGTGATACTTTGCGAGGGGTATTTCGATGTGCTTGCCTTAAGAAAATTTGGCTTTGAAAATGTGGTGGCAAGCTGTGGGACGGCCTTTAGCCTTTCGCAACTTAGCATTTTGCATAAAATGTCAAGTGAGCTTAAATATATACTAAGTTTTGACAAGGATAACGCTGGGGAAAATGCGAATTTAAGAACGCTAGAAATCTTTTTTAAAAACGGCTTTTTTAATGTCAGTGTGAGAGTGATAAGCAAAAAAGTGAAAGATTTTGGCGACTTTTTAAGGCTTGGTTTTGAGAGCGTGGAAAACTGCTATAAGGATTATGAGGGCTTTGAGTATTATATAAAGCTAAATTTAAAAAGAGCGAACGAGGATAAAGAGAAAATCCACGCCTTTTTCAAGCAAGTAAAACAGCTGATTAGTAATCAAGCAAATTTCTTTTTAAAAGATACTTTGATAAGCAAGGCGGCTGAATATTTTGGCTGCGAAAAAAAGGCTTTTTTGCAAAATGAAAGGCTAGAATATGAGGGGAATTTCACGCTTTTGGGCGTTTTGGTGAAAAATATACTTGTTAATGAAAAGGCTTTGATTTTAGCACAAAATTATTTTAAAAGTGAGGATTTTAAGGAATTTAGCACTTCTCTTAAGGCCTATTTTGAAAACGGGGTTTTAAGCAGGGAATTGATGAAACTTAGTTGCGATGAAAGGCTTAAGATTTTAAACGACGAGGAGTTAAAAGAGTGCTTTAAGGCTTATAAAAAAGAGCTTTTAAACAAAGAGCTAAGCAAGGCTAAGGCTAAGGCTAATGTAGGTCTTATCATAGAGCTAACAGAGCGGCTTAGGGAATTAGCTTAA